From Daucus carota subsp. sativus chromosome 6, DH1 v3.0, whole genome shotgun sequence:
GAgctgatatattgcatattgaaTGGTATTTTCCTGTCTAAAAATAGTATCACGCACAATGTTGTAGAAACTGGATAGCATTGCAGAGACTATAGCATACAATTTGGACTCCTTGCACCCCATTGCAGAGACTGTAACATTGGCAGAGAACTGCAGTGGCAGGAAACATTTATTTCTGCTATAATTTGTTATGTATTCGTACTGTTATGGTGGTTACTTGAATCTTCTGAGATAACGTCTGAATTAGTAAATTCTCCCAGTGTGCTATACATATAATTCTTAACATGATTactgtttgatatttaaaataaaattatttaaaagtcCGATTTATGTAATCTAACGAAACATTGAATCAAGAAAAAAACCCCAACATTCTGCTTCTGGGTaagctaaaatatttttattaattatactaCATGAAAGATCAAGTCCAAAATCGAGTTCAAGCCAATTATAGTCTTTTTCTTatcaattaattgataattaatctTTTCTCGGTTGGTGCCAAAAGCATTTGGAGTCTTGGACATACTGAATGAATATATGACATACCTTAGGGCCAGTGCATCACAGTGTATATTAGATCGGAGGCAGGGAAAGTTACAGTACTTGTGTAAATCTTTATTTTAAGAATATGATGAATTctactaaaaaatgaaaaatggtaaatataatatagatataacaTGAATCGCAGTAAACAAGCATTAGACCATCCTAGTATACCATGTCAAATGTATTACTATTCTTCACCTTATTAAGAAGTAAGGATCAAAACCTACCCAGAGGGAATCATCTTCCCTTTCATAAAAAGAGCCGACATTTGCACCGATCATGTGTTCATGGGACTTGACCACCAAAGAATACAGATTACTTATAAAGGGATTGCTGAGAAATGGTTTAATAGCCCCTCCAAGTTCTTCAAGTTCGGATAGAAGGGACACTTTGTCCGAATAATCACCGGTGAATATGCATTTTGATAAGGAATAAAATGCAAGTAGGTTCACATATACAGGCAAAAATGCATCCTTGTGGTTACCAACACCACCAATCCACTCAGTTCCTCCATGATTGCCGATATAAGTGTTGGTATATATTATCAACTGTTGACCAAATTTCATTCTCCAGTCTTGCAAAAAACTTGCCATCTCAGAGAAACCTGTAGCCGAAGGTTTTAAAACTGGAAGCTTCTCTAAATGGAAACAACAAATCTGGCATATTAACAACTTCTCTTCATGGTGGTTGTCAATCTCTTTGTCAAAAACTCGTTTAACAAGATCCCCTTGAGATCCGACAACATTATTTGCTGATTTCAGAGTCCACTGAGCTAGATAACTAAAGTAGTTGAGCCAGTGACCAAAAACAGAGGACAGATGATCAAAACATAAATGAATTACTTTGTCCACTTGGCTTGGTACCTCTGTAGCCTGAAAGTTTCTATCCGAGGTTGTTGAAGTACAGGATTTCTGGACTTCCATGGCAAGCTTGCTTCTGAGGCCGATATCCTCATCCTCCAGAAGAGTTATGCATGTCAACCATAGACTTAATATTTTATGAGCATATATGTTGGTAGCATCTCTTATTTCGAACTCAGGACACTGATCTACCAGAATTTGCTTGTTACAGACCCATGGACCAACAAGGACAGCTTGATCCAGCAATCCAGATGCAATAATCGATTCTGAAGCTGCTCTCCGCATGTTAACAGGCTGTGATGAGTCACTGTACTGTTCGATTATGTTGATGTAATAACTTATGCAACCATATAAGTAGGACACACTTTCACATTGATCAGCCTCAATAAGATCAACTGATTTTTTAACTACGTTCTGTAGAAGAGTATTTGTAACCATATTCGCAAACCTCTTTACACATGTTCCCATACAACAGACGAGAGTTTCTCGAGTCTTTGCATGCCTTGTTTGCTTGCATAAATCAACCAACTTGTCCCAAAACCGGAACAATGAATTAGTGTCCATATTACCAGCAAATGTCATGCCCATGCATTGTTGACAGTTTAATTTCCGATATTTGAGTGAATTCCAAGTGAAAAGATTTTTCAGAATGTAATAGATACATCTACGATTCTTCTCCCCTGCTAAAAGATTCATCAGTGTTGCATGGAGATTAGCATTTGTCCAGTTTATTATGCTACTATGGTAAGAAGACAGTGCACTTGGCTCACTAGCAAATTCTGAGGCCTTAAGGAACTGAAGAAGCCATTTAAATGTTGCAATTCGTACTTCATATGATTCATCTGACATGGAGGATATCAGTCTCTTATGGAAGTCAGCAAAACAAGCATCATCCATTTTAGATCCAACAATTGACATGGATATCGATGGTGGAGATCTCATGTTTGGCATCTTAATATCATCTTCAGGGGGATCTTTGGATGCCtgaaaaacacaattaaaataagaaaatgaTGCCTGTTTGCGTAGTTCTGCACTGGTTGGATCATAATAAGACACCCCACGAGATGCATTCGAATCTAAACACTGTGAAGATAACTCCCAAAGGAGCTTCCAGATAGCTCCCATGCTTTGGCTTGTATGCCATGTCCTTGCAATACTGAGCATATTATCTAAAACCCTTAGGAAACATTCATTGAGGAGAGGACAACGACATAATCTAGGGTTTCCGATCCAAGAACACAATTCCAGAACTTGAATCAGGTCATAAAGTATCTGATCTCTTTTTGAAAAGTCAGTTAGATTTCTACAATTGTTATCCAACAGGGAGCTCAGCTGTAACAGCATACCATGAACTGAATTACATGAAAAAGAATCAGTTCCACTTGTTACGTTGGAAGAAACAAATGAGTCCGGAGAAACAACCATTTGGTTCCCTATACGAGGTAGTTCAGAGGCAATATTGAGCAGCACTGTTGGCAACTTGTCATCAGATATCAGACCCATTAAAGATTTTGCTGCAAGAACACGAACACGTAAATTGCTTTGAGTCGAGCACCTCCTTATAAATGGCATAAATAGGAAAGGGTCAAGTGGATCATCAATTTCACTTGTCACAGGAGAAGGCTTAAGACGAGACAAAAGAATAAGCATTGGCCACAAGCTTGGATGCACAACACTAGCCAAGTTGGATCCTAAATCTCCGGAACTACCACTAAGCAGCCTAGTTGCAACTTTCAGTTCACCAATTAAAAACGGGTGCAATGACGGATACCTTCATAAAAGAAAAAACCAAATGATGTTAgtgtaataaaattatacatataaacatacacatatgtgtgtgtgtgtagagagagagagagaaagtggTGCAGTTCATAGGCTCAGCTCGATGTTTCTTGTGTCTAGCTGACAGGTTTGTGTTCCTACTTCCTACCAACTATAGTTGTTGATTATTAGTATAGGTTTCACTTATGCTCCTGGGTTCTACATTAACAACTGTTGATTTATTGGGTGTTTAAATTATGTATTTCCCTCACCACTGCACACAAAAACCCTAGGTTAGTGAAAATTTTAGGAAAATATCACCTAGTCTACTACTCCCCTTTCATTCTTCACCAAAAAAATAACTCAAGTATTGTTCCACATCAACCGCTGTCACTCATTTCAGATTGTTTCCATTTATCATCTACCTTCTTTATAAATTCCCTCCACTTTGCAAGTTTACAAAACACGTCAAAAATAAATTCTACTATCTTCCAAAGCAGAAAATCTCCTACAAGGCCCAGCACTCTGCATATGCCCAACTAGGCGATATTGTCAATAGCAGAAAATAGATAACAAACTCACACTCGACAAACTTTCTTAGTTTATGTTTTGGAGTAAAGAAAATTTCCCTATTCAGGTAGAATTTCAGTTTAAACTGGCTGTAATATTCACGCAACATGTTCAGGACACCTTATACTTCATATCAGTTATAGAGTATACATGCTCATTTCAACTGCAAGAAACAGGAAAAACTATATACTAAAGTTCCTGCAAGTTATCAATTTTCCTATTAATGCCCTATAACATGACATCTAAAAGAAGATAATAACTTCTTAATTATTAATTGTGTAAAAACTCAGAAGATCTCAAACCATGGTACAGTGTAGAAACTAGAATCTCCAGTTTAAAATTTGGAACAAATTTTTCACAATTGATCTAGCTTATGCTGCAGATTTCAAGCAGCTACCTAAATGTGAACTAAGAAACAATATGAACATACCAAAAGAATATACGACGTAAATATTTGACTAGCAGAGCCTACCTATGAAAAAATTCCAGTCCAGTTATTGCTCGCCTTCCAGATGCTCGCACGTGTACATTCAGAAATCCAATCATGCGGCGAATCAAGGCAGTGAATGCGAGGCATGCACTATTTCTGACCTCCCAGTACGAAGAAGAGAAAGAACGTATTGAGGTGATCAAAGCTTCAGCACTGAAACCTGATGTATCAGTCGCTAAATTGGTGTCATTGAAAGCAGCTTTCAGGACATTGAAGGCATGCACAGTGGGAATTACACCTTCATCACGCTTCTTTGAAATTCTGTCATTTTCACATAAGTGAGATGGCTCTGTGGATGAAGTTTTTTGGCAAGACTCTTCTAGAGAATAGTTGTTTGTGTTGCTAGCAGAAGGCTCTGCTTCATCTTCATCAAGCAAAGGTCTCTTAGCTATGTCTATTAGCCACCTTAATGCCCTAGGGAGGAGCCTCTTTGGGGTACCTTCTGGTTCCGAGAGAAAAAAAGCAATGAATGCAGCAGGAATACCTGCACTTCTCCGTAGTAAGTCATCTACGGTTTGTCCCTTGGCGACTATTCTTTCCATTAGTTGCTCCATCCAAGATTCCGTTAATTTGACAAGTCTGAAAAGTAGGATCAATATTTTTAGTTATGTTGGCCTCACCTTTTATGTTCAGTTTCCaggttataatattattatacagCGCaccaattattatattttattttcatagaTCAATCTTCATTGAATATCTATTCAACTAATCTAGTGAAAACAAAGAAACTGGGTTAGCAAATGTAGTAACAGAATTGAGATAACAAATCAGAAAACAGTGCTAAAATAAAGCAAATTACAGGAAACAAAGATCATGATTGTGGAAGGACAATTGCTAGGTTGCCTAATAAGTGTTATGGAAATGAATCTAACAAATACAATTGCTAGGTTGCCTAATAAGTGTTATGGAAGAAATAGAATGTGAACATGCTAGGAAAGATCATGATTGTGGAATGACATGAAACACAACATTTCACTTGATGATATTATCATCATCctgattatttttttctggTTACACAGATTTACTTATGGGATGGATCAGTACGTGTATTGCTCATTTGttattcatttaaaatttatataggcATGAAACAATGCATCCATTCACAAATTGAAATACCAGGAAATATATACCTTGGATCGTTTGAACAAAGCAGACGGTTGCAAAGAGCAGTAAATCCCGCTCTTGTCTTGTCAATAGCTCCATTATGCTTCATTTTTAGAAGGACATCCAGAAAATGGTTTCCAATCCTTTCCAATTGCTTCAAATCAAGCATGACATAAGAAGTCACTTCTACAGCATCAGTGTCATCATAAACTGGCACCACTGACTTTGACATATCGGAAGTAAGTAATGGAATTTTCCTTATGATGGTTCCCAGCAGGAGGCTCACCTGTCCAGAAAATCAATCACTCTAATTATAAGGGGATAAAAAGATCTCTTCTTTGACAATATATAAATGATGCATGAAAACTTATTTACAAATCATCAAATGTTTAAAtaggaaatatattttatttcatgaactagacttgaaatatttttccaagTTCAGATAACCAAAATTGATCTTCATTAACAAAGAAATACAATGTCATAAATGATGCATTTTGGAACTAGAGAGCCATTAAAATACCTCCTTCATTGCGAGCCAGCAGCCAACCATTACAATCTGTTCGGATGGACCAACAACCCTCGTCAGTTCTGGGTTTTTAACCTCGTTTTCTAACACATTGACAGCTACATCCATCTCCACAGAAGCATCCAACAAAAGAACATCATCATCCATCATCTCATCCATGTCCTCAGGCAAGTGCAAAGCATCTGCTGAAACCACCCAAAGAGCCAATGTGGTTATCCGCATTACTAGGTCTAAGAGCTTCTCCAGTGCATGCTTCATCTCAGGGAGATTACATAAAACTACACTGGAGTTCCAATCCAATTCCTCAAATGTATAACGAAGAGTAAGAAGTATCCCATGAACAAAGCTATTCTTGCAAGCTTCAGAAAGGTCCTTCTCTCCAACCTCCACAACAACACGCAACCAGTCAATCAGAGAGTTTACATATTCTATTGTAGCAGAGCTACATGTACCATTTAGATTATCCCCATTGAGTAGTTCGGACCGTGGATGGAAATAAACTAGATTGGATGAGACCTTTATAATCCACCCGAGCtccaaaacatatattttaaacataAGCCGCATCGTCAAAGCTCCAGCATCACTTTCCCTAACACGTGGACTGCAAACTAATTTCTTGGCCCATATAATCACTCTCCGGATCATCTCTGGAGATGAAATTCCAGGAAGTGGAGAAGGGAAGTGCAACAATATGCGGAAGGAATTCTCTCTCAGCCGATCCCAGCTGTCAACTATTGAACCAACTAAGAGCAAGGTAGATTCAGGTGAAGTAAATGCTTTACTGTAAGGACTAAGAACTGTTTCAGAAGAGGTGGGATCACACTGATCTTGCAAAGGAAGCACAATAGACCAAGCATTGTTCATTATCAACATAAGATCCATTGCCATTATTTTCCGCTCATATGGTGCCGAAGGATAAACTGAGAAATATAAGAAGTTACCCAACCACTTCATAAATTGGAAAAGATCCTCTGCTCTATCAGTCACAGATTTATCAATTGTTTTGCAAGGATAGATATCTTTATTATCTTTTGATGCAACAGGTCGCCATATTCCCTGCTTTAATTGTCTTTCCAGTGCTGTTCGAACTCGAGAAAAGAATTTCCTAAACAAGCTAGTCAACTTCATCTGAAATGCCGTTGAGCAACACCTCATATTTAATAGCACTGCTTCTTTCATCAGGCTAAGCTCCAAAGAGGATGGCAGGCTTGATGTCTTTGGGTTTAAAAACAAAGATTCTGCTGCATCTACACGGAGTGACTCATCAACATGAGTCAGAGCCAATATCAGCCACGTCACCAGGAATTTGATACTTATACCCTTCACACACACGGTGGCATAGCGATTATCTTTTTCAGTCTTCTTAGCAAAGTCTTCCTGGGATACTGATGTGTACTCACACCAATCTATATCCCCTTCTATCAAAGCAAGTGAACGAGAGACCTTGAGTATTGAAATTAAAACAGCTACTTGTTGTTCAACTGTAAGTTTCCTATGTGCAATATCGAGGTCAGGAAAGAGCAGCTTGTCGCTTTCTCCACATTGACCAACCGAAATTGATAGCATGGGAAAGATGCTATCCACATCTACTTCAAGCAACACTGGTAAAGCATAGGTGTTTAGATTTGAGCGGAGCTTTGGAATTCCAGAAGCAAGTCCATACAAAAATGGATGCAAGCAATGAGATCTATATCTTATATACCCACTTTCCACACCATATTTACTCCAACACTCATCACGTAAGCACTCGAGAAAACACTTCAAAAATGCAGTGACAGCACAGCAGACATCATCATCAACATACGCTCTTGATGTTTCAAACAACAGGTCAGGATTGATATCTAAAATAGTCATTGCTCCCAACCTTCTGGTCAGGGAAGCTAGAGGAACATATCTTCCCTTGCAACGTGGACCCAGACGAAGGAGGTCAGACGCAATGTTGCGCAGGAATTTTTTGATTCTATCACTACCCTCAGCCCAATTAAGGCTGGACTGAATGTCTAAAAAGAGATCAAATATAAGATGAACTTGCTTCACTGTTTGACTTAGTGTATCTTCTAGATTATTCCATATGATCCTCAAAATTCTAGTTCCCATCTCTTCTGAAATCAGGTCATCATTTTCAGTCAGTTCACTGGGATTAGCTTGTATACATGTTTTTACCTGCTGTAAACAGATTTGCATTACTGTCAATGCATGGAAGTTGAAATGACTATCAATGGGATTCTCACAGTAGTTGCACAATTCTGGTAAAATCCCATCATAAAGAATTGTATGAAAACTCGTCGACCCATCCTTGGGTACAACAAACGGTGTATTCAGTACTGTTCTTGAGACAGCTGTAAGTATTCCTCTTATCAAGCAAATTCTATTTAAAATGGGAAATTCATCGATTTCAGTAAACAAATTCCCCTCATATGCAATCTTCTTAGTCACATCTATCAATTCACTATCAGAACCATAATCAAAATTCTCACAAAATATTCCTCGAACTATGGCCAAACCAAGCTCATCAGGCTTAAGACACACTTGTAAAGCAGCACAAAAGCTGACACCAGCTGCAACCAAGCAATCCCTCGAAAACGCGGATGATTTCAAAAGACTCAAAATTACAGTCACAATCATCTCCAAAACCCCATTTTCATCCTTCACTTCGGCACCGTCACTAAACTTGGAGGGAAACTTCTGAAGCAAGTAGTACATACAAGACAAACTCTCTTGACATTGTTCCATAACAATAGGCG
This genomic window contains:
- the LOC108227387 gene encoding uncharacterized protein LOC108227387 — protein: MSAKWRALQHRHRYTYSAVIFPQYYVQNLNQTSSSHVSNCKSFYSHLNQLVSLNSTYAQLAHVKKLAQSFSELIASSNSDKDGNFVSVASRFYMEILFLENSLPLHKTLLGVLGKVKNFHGVIGECFRVLCEEYGGENGKGRRFCVSRSVLSVMGSPKLGYLAGVVEECGVLVGLDIVSGLKGVILETIDGSRPSPIVMEQCQESLSCMYYLLQKFPSKFSDGAEVKDENGVLEMIVTVILSLLKSSAFSRDCLVAAGVSFCAALQVCLKPDELGLAIVRGIFCENFDYGSDSELIDVTKKIAYEGNLFTEIDEFPILNRICLIRGILTAVSRTVLNTPFVVPKDGSTSFHTILYDGILPELCNYCENPIDSHFNFHALTVMQICLQQVKTCIQANPSELTENDDLISEEMGTRILRIIWNNLEDTLSQTVKQVHLIFDLFLDIQSSLNWAEGSDRIKKFLRNIASDLLRLGPRCKGRYVPLASLTRRLGAMTILDINPDLLFETSRAYVDDDVCCAVTAFLKCFLECLRDECWSKYGVESGYIRYRSHCLHPFLYGLASGIPKLRSNLNTYALPVLLEVDVDSIFPMLSISVGQCGESDKLLFPDLDIAHRKLTVEQQVAVLISILKVSRSLALIEGDIDWCEYTSVSQEDFAKKTEKDNRYATVCVKGISIKFLVTWLILALTHVDESLRVDAAESLFLNPKTSSLPSSLELSLMKEAVLLNMRCCSTAFQMKLTSLFRKFFSRVRTALERQLKQGIWRPVASKDNKDIYPCKTIDKSVTDRAEDLFQFMKWLGNFLYFSVYPSAPYERKIMAMDLMLIMNNAWSIVLPLQDQCDPTSSETVLSPYSKAFTSPESTLLLVGSIVDSWDRLRENSFRILLHFPSPLPGISSPEMIRRVIIWAKKLVCSPRVRESDAGALTMRLMFKIYVLELGWIIKVSSNLVYFHPRSELLNGDNLNGTCSSATIEYVNSLIDWLRVVVEVGEKDLSEACKNSFVHGILLTLRYTFEELDWNSSVVLCNLPEMKHALEKLLDLVMRITTLALWVVSADALHLPEDMDEMMDDDVLLLDASVEMDVAVNVLENEVKNPELTRVVGPSEQIVMVGCWLAMKEVSLLLGTIIRKIPLLTSDMSKSVVPVYDDTDAVEVTSYVMLDLKQLERIGNHFLDVLLKMKHNGAIDKTRAGFTALCNRLLCSNDPRLVKLTESWMEQLMERIVAKGQTVDDLLRRSAGIPAAFIAFFLSEPEGTPKRLLPRALRWLIDIAKRPLLDEDEAEPSASNTNNYSLEESCQKTSSTEPSHLCENDRISKKRDEGVIPTVHAFNVLKAAFNDTNLATDTSGFSAEALITSIRSFSSSYWEVRNSACLAFTALIRRMIGFLNVHVRASGRRAITGLEFFHRYPSLHPFLIGELKVATRLLSGSSGDLGSNLASVVHPSLWPMLILLSRLKPSPVTSEIDDPLDPFLFMPFIRRCSTQSNLRVRVLAAKSLMGLISDDKLPTVLLNIASELPRIGNQMVVSPDSFVSSNVTSGTDSFSCNSVHGMLLQLSSLLDNNCRNLTDFSKRDQILYDLIQVLELCSWIGNPRLCRCPLLNECFLRVLDNMLSIARTWHTSQSMGAIWKLLWELSSQCLDSNASRGVSYYDPTSAELRKQASFSYFNCVFQASKDPPEDDIKMPNMRSPPSISMSIVGSKMDDACFADFHKRLISSMSDESYEVRIATFKWLLQFLKASEFASEPSALSSYHSSIINWTNANLHATLMNLLAGEKNRRCIYYILKNLFTWNSLKYRKLNCQQCMGMTFAGNMDTNSLFRFWDKLVDLCKQTRHAKTRETLVCCMGTCVKRFANMVTNTLLQNVVKKSVDLIEADQCESVSYLYGCISYYINIIEQYSDSSQPVNMRRAASESIIASGLLDQAVLVGPWVCNKQILVDQCPEFEIRDATNIYAHKILSLWLTCITLLEDEDIGLRSKLAMEVQKSCTSTTSDRNFQATEVPSQVDKVIHLCFDHLSSVFGHWLNYFSYLAQWTLKSANNVVGSQGDLVKRVFDKEIDNHHEEKLLICQICCFHLEKLPVLKPSATGFSEMASFLQDWRMKFGQQLIIYTNTYIGNHGGTEWIGGVGNHKDAFLPVYVNLLAFYSLSKCIFTGDYSDKVSLLSELEELGGAIKPFLSNPFISNLYSLVVKSHEHMIGANVGSFYEREDDSLWVGFDPYFLIR